From a single Hymenobacter sp. YIM 151500-1 genomic region:
- a CDS encoding histidine phosphatase family protein, translated as MSVKKIYLIRHGQTDYNLRGIVQGSGVDAPLNEAGRRQAARFFAAYQHVPFDKVYTSLLQRTHQSVEGFLHRGLPHEQHAGLNEISWGRREGTRITPEEDEEYHSVLQQWRAGHTSARLEGGESPDEVAARQRPFIDLLRSRPEEKTVLICMHGRAMRVLLCQLLGYPLRLMDSFEHHNLCLYKLHYTGSMFSVKSFLDMRHLHEAA; from the coding sequence GTGAGCGTCAAAAAAATCTACCTCATTCGCCACGGCCAAACCGACTACAACCTGCGCGGCATCGTGCAGGGCAGCGGCGTTGATGCTCCCCTGAATGAGGCCGGGCGGCGGCAGGCGGCCCGGTTTTTCGCCGCCTACCAGCACGTGCCCTTCGATAAGGTGTACACCTCCCTGCTCCAGCGCACCCACCAATCGGTAGAAGGCTTTTTGCACCGGGGCCTGCCCCACGAACAGCACGCCGGCCTCAACGAAATCAGCTGGGGCCGGCGCGAAGGCACCCGCATCACCCCCGAGGAAGACGAGGAGTACCACAGTGTATTGCAGCAGTGGCGGGCCGGCCACACCTCCGCCCGCCTTGAGGGCGGCGAAAGTCCCGACGAGGTAGCCGCCCGCCAGCGCCCATTCATCGACCTGCTCCGCTCGCGCCCCGAAGAAAAAACCGTGCTTATCTGTATGCACGGCCGGGCCATGCGGGTGCTGCTCTGCCAGCTGCTGGGCTACCCGCTCCGCCTCATGGACTCCTTCGAGCACCACAACCTCTGCCTCTACAAGCTGCACTACACCGGCTCCATGTTTTCCGTAAAAAGCTTCCTGGACATGCGCCACCTCCACGAGGCAGCGTGA
- a CDS encoding DUF3368 domain-containing protein: MPAVVIADTSCLIYLTSLAQLELLPQLYSKVWITPTVAAEYGLPLPAWMRMQAPREEIRTIIFGASMDIGEASAIALALETPDCVVVLDDRRGRRAANRLHLLTTGTLGLLVAAKQRGLLPAVRPLVAQLLASGMHLSPEVEASICRPGRPPGIFC, encoded by the coding sequence ATGCCGGCGGTCGTAATAGCTGATACCAGCTGCCTGATTTACCTGACGTCGCTGGCGCAGCTAGAGCTACTGCCGCAGCTGTATTCTAAGGTCTGGATTACGCCAACGGTGGCGGCCGAATACGGGCTGCCGCTGCCGGCTTGGATGCGCATGCAGGCTCCGCGAGAAGAAATTCGGACGATCATCTTTGGGGCGAGCATGGACATAGGGGAAGCCAGCGCCATTGCCTTAGCCCTCGAAACTCCCGATTGTGTAGTGGTGCTGGACGACCGACGGGGCCGCCGGGCAGCCAACCGCCTGCATCTGCTGACTACCGGCACGCTGGGCTTGCTGGTGGCTGCCAAGCAGCGCGGATTACTCCCTGCCGTACGCCCATTGGTTGCGCAACTATTGGCCAGCGGTATGCATTTGTCGCCCGAAGTGGAAGCCAGCATATGCCGCCCAGGTAGACCGCCTGGTATTTTCTGCTAA
- a CDS encoding UPF0175 family protein, whose product MKNVTVTLPESVEAEEWELKMMLAAMLYQQGKATGGEAAEIAGMSKRTFLKMLGKFGVSVFSDSVDDLLTDVQNAGGRNS is encoded by the coding sequence ATGAAAAACGTGACCGTAACCCTACCCGAATCGGTAGAAGCCGAAGAATGGGAGCTGAAAATGATGCTGGCAGCTATGCTCTATCAGCAAGGCAAGGCCACGGGCGGCGAAGCGGCCGAAATAGCCGGTATGAGCAAGCGCACCTTTCTGAAAATGCTGGGCAAGTTTGGCGTATCCGTCTTTAGCGACTCCGTAGACGATCTGCTAACCGACGTTCAGAATGCCGGCGGTCGTAATAGCTGA
- a CDS encoding hotdog fold thioesterase encodes MTLEQIKHWVSTRPTLADALGIELTALTDEYLEGRMPVDGRTHQPMGLLHGGASVALAETLGSIAAATRLPDPARQACVGLEINANHLKGVRDGYVIGRATALHVGRSTQVWEIRITHEQTGALVCISRITMAVIDLPKPAPAA; translated from the coding sequence ATGACGCTGGAACAAATCAAGCACTGGGTAAGCACCCGCCCCACCCTGGCCGATGCCCTCGGCATTGAGCTGACGGCCCTCACCGACGAGTACCTGGAGGGCCGCATGCCGGTGGATGGGCGCACCCACCAGCCCATGGGCCTGCTGCACGGCGGCGCCTCGGTGGCCCTGGCCGAAACCCTAGGCTCCATTGCCGCCGCCACCCGCCTCCCCGACCCTGCCCGCCAGGCCTGCGTAGGCCTGGAAATCAACGCCAACCACCTTAAAGGAGTGCGCGACGGATACGTAATCGGCCGGGCCACGGCCCTGCATGTGGGCCGCAGCACCCAGGTCTGGGAAATTCGCATCACCCACGAGCAAACCGGGGCGCTGGTCTGCATCAGCCGCATCACCATGGCGGTTATCGACTTGCCCAAGCCGGCGCCGGCCGCATGA
- a CDS encoding DUF3667 domain-containing protein has product METSVAPTSPAASAHAAECLNCGHAVPDRYCGRCGQDAHHTHRLTLKDMPHDVLHSIWHVDKGILYTLKTMVRRPGPTIRAYLAGQRVDHFRPLSLLFIVTGLYALLSAVLHISFLPPKDPTVPDAVWQMQQIFTTFFMKYLSWCYVAMVPVWALFARWFLRRGGYNYAECLIIAAFIIAICNFFALLYLPVMYIYSGTPQIGTVSMVFMLPVFAYTTWAYGSLLTHTGLSLAGRLWRGFMTYTLGYLTCIFMVVALTYALNWSTFKAALQQQAKLKMERTAPSAGR; this is encoded by the coding sequence ATGGAAACGTCCGTTGCTCCTACCTCTCCTGCTGCCTCGGCCCATGCGGCAGAGTGCCTGAACTGCGGCCACGCCGTGCCCGACCGGTACTGCGGCCGCTGCGGGCAGGACGCGCATCACACGCACCGCCTCACGCTGAAGGACATGCCCCACGACGTGCTGCATTCTATCTGGCACGTCGATAAGGGCATTCTGTACACGCTGAAAACCATGGTGCGGCGCCCCGGCCCCACCATTCGGGCCTACCTGGCCGGCCAGCGCGTCGACCACTTCCGGCCCTTGTCATTGCTGTTTATAGTGACCGGCCTGTACGCGCTGCTTTCGGCAGTGCTGCACATTAGTTTTCTGCCCCCGAAGGACCCTACCGTGCCTGACGCCGTGTGGCAGATGCAGCAAATCTTTACCACCTTCTTCATGAAGTACCTGAGCTGGTGCTACGTGGCTATGGTGCCGGTGTGGGCACTGTTTGCGCGCTGGTTTCTGCGGCGGGGTGGCTACAACTACGCCGAATGCCTGATTATTGCGGCGTTTATTATAGCCATCTGCAACTTTTTCGCCTTGCTGTACCTGCCGGTGATGTACATCTACAGCGGTACGCCCCAAATCGGTACGGTTAGCATGGTGTTTATGCTGCCGGTGTTTGCCTACACCACGTGGGCCTATGGCAGCTTGCTTACGCACACCGGCCTTAGCCTGGCGGGCCGTCTCTGGCGCGGCTTTATGACCTATACGCTGGGCTACCTGACCTGCATCTTCATGGTGGTGGCACTCACCTACGCCCTCAACTGGTCTACCTTCAAAGCAGCCCTGCAGCAGCAGGCCAAGTTGAAAATGGAACGTACTGCGCCATCAGCTGGCCGCTAA
- the hslV gene encoding ATP-dependent protease subunit HslV: protein MKIRSTTVLGVRHNGEVALGADGQATMDKHVAKSNVRKVRKLQDGKIVTGFAGSTADAFLLLDKFEEKLSGYGGQLRRAAIELAKEWRKDQYLRKLEAMMVVCDRDELLIIAGSGDVLEPDSDVAAIGSGAMYAQSAALALKKHAPHLSARQMVEEALHIAADICIYTNHNLMIEQPV, encoded by the coding sequence ATGAAAATCCGCTCCACTACCGTGCTCGGCGTGCGCCACAACGGCGAAGTAGCCCTGGGCGCCGATGGCCAAGCTACCATGGACAAGCACGTGGCCAAAAGCAACGTGCGCAAGGTGCGCAAGCTCCAGGATGGCAAAATTGTAACCGGCTTTGCCGGCTCCACCGCCGATGCCTTCCTGCTGCTCGATAAGTTTGAGGAGAAGCTGAGCGGCTACGGCGGGCAGCTGCGCCGCGCGGCCATCGAGCTGGCCAAGGAGTGGCGCAAAGACCAGTACCTGCGCAAGCTCGAAGCCATGATGGTGGTCTGCGACCGGGACGAGCTGCTCATCATTGCCGGCTCCGGCGACGTGCTGGAGCCCGACTCCGACGTGGCCGCCATCGGCTCGGGCGCCATGTATGCCCAGTCGGCCGCGCTGGCCCTGAAGAAGCACGCACCCCACCTCTCGGCCCGCCAGATGGTGGAAGAAGCCCTGCACATTGCCGCCGACATCTGCATCTACACCAATCACAACCTGATGATTGAGCAGCCGGTATAG
- a CDS encoding SDR family NAD(P)-dependent oxidoreductase, producing the protein MRTSSQPQPLVLITGVSREEGIGFGLAQALLAQGFEVIITARDLAKAEELAGKLATGSRQATAQAADITNDASVQQLADFIQQRFGRLDVLINNAGSGFDYGITPLHTDLVAAQAAFETNLFGTWRLIKALHPLPQRGRHPRIVNISSGAGSFSHPIFGLPVHPALMTSYGLSKLALNGLTVQLARELKPEGILVNAVNPGFVATAPGMADMGARPVADSVAGIIWAATLPDDGPTGRFFEDKQEIGW; encoded by the coding sequence ATGCGCACGTCTTCCCAACCCCAGCCGCTTGTTCTCATCACCGGCGTCAGCCGCGAAGAAGGCATTGGCTTTGGCCTGGCCCAGGCCCTGCTGGCCCAGGGCTTCGAGGTCATCATTACGGCCCGCGACCTGGCCAAGGCCGAGGAGCTGGCCGGCAAGCTCGCCACCGGCTCGCGCCAGGCCACCGCCCAGGCCGCCGACATCACCAACGACGCCAGCGTGCAGCAGCTAGCCGATTTCATCCAGCAGCGGTTCGGCCGGCTCGACGTGCTCATCAACAACGCGGGCAGTGGGTTCGACTACGGCATCACGCCCCTGCACACCGACCTGGTGGCGGCCCAGGCGGCATTTGAAACAAACCTGTTCGGGACGTGGCGCCTGATTAAAGCCCTGCACCCGCTGCCACAACGGGGCCGCCATCCGCGCATCGTCAACATATCGAGCGGGGCGGGCTCGTTCAGCCACCCCATTTTCGGCCTGCCCGTGCACCCGGCGCTGATGACCTCCTACGGCCTGTCGAAGCTGGCCCTCAACGGCCTGACCGTGCAGCTGGCGCGGGAGCTGAAGCCCGAAGGCATCCTGGTCAACGCCGTCAACCCCGGCTTTGTGGCCACGGCCCCCGGCATGGCGGACATGGGCGCCCGCCCCGTGGCCGACTCAGTGGCAGGCATCATCTGGGCCGCCACCCTGCCCGATGACGGCCCCACCGGCCGCTTTTTCGAGGACAAGCAGGAAATCGGGTGGTAG
- a CDS encoding TonB-dependent receptor: protein MNKLVLIAPLCLMSAAALGQGQALSGQVLDAAGKPLIGATVVEKGTNNGTATGNDGRFTLRARTAAPRLQISSIGYATQEVAGSEGVSVQLADASTGLGEVQVVGSRSQNRSVTDSPSPVDIIDLREVTTKTGQLDVNQLLQFVAPSFNSNRQTGSDGADHVDPATLRGLGPDQTLVLVNGKRQHQSALVNLFGTRGRGNTGTDLNVIPAAAIERIEILRDGAAAQYGSDAIAGVINIVLKSNVKELTANVNYGAYDAKYRFDGQRFDGGNFNANLNYGLGLGERGSFLNATVDYNQREHTQRANVPNTDGLARREYGDPEIRNVSGYLNSRFALGEKSYAYVFGGVNKRTGEAFAWTRFADDDRNVPAIYPNGFDPIITSDIWDASAVAGVRAGLGGWELDVSNNFGSNRFEYGVKNTLNASLGASSPTSFYAGGFQLRQNVVNLGLTRNYKTVLQGLNLAAGAEWRREWYSLFAGEEASYRNYDPTVTGGSQGFPGFQPSDVIEAERDNVAAYLDAELNVTQRWMLAAALRYEHYSDFGSTLNYKAATRYNLTEFLTLRGTFNTGFRAPSLAQINFNSTFTNFVNGTPVEVLLARNNSAVTQKLGIPSLEQETSTSANVGLTSRIGSSLSVTLDGYYIKVRDRVVLTSQFSADDPVIGPDLQALNVDQAQFFANAADTRSLGLDVVLSHTATLGTGRLNSTLAANFNNLRIDRVRTSGRLAGREEEFFGAREQAFVKASAPPSKINLTFDYQLGRFGALLRLVRFDEITLIDWDGAPMKYDSRITTDLTLNYALTNQLQLVVGSANLFNRYPTLFDPQRTETGGAWDPVQMGSNGRFYFAKLQARF from the coding sequence ATGAACAAACTGGTACTGATTGCTCCCTTGTGTCTGATGAGCGCCGCTGCCCTGGGGCAAGGCCAGGCCCTTTCCGGCCAGGTGCTGGATGCTGCGGGTAAGCCCTTAATCGGGGCTACGGTGGTGGAAAAAGGCACCAACAACGGCACCGCCACCGGCAACGATGGCCGCTTCACGCTGCGGGCCCGCACGGCCGCGCCCCGACTGCAAATCAGCTCCATTGGCTACGCCACGCAGGAAGTGGCGGGCAGTGAGGGCGTGAGCGTGCAGCTGGCCGATGCCAGCACGGGCCTGGGCGAGGTGCAGGTGGTAGGCTCCCGCAGCCAGAACCGCTCCGTCACCGACTCGCCTTCGCCGGTGGACATCATCGACCTGCGCGAGGTAACCACCAAAACCGGCCAGCTCGACGTAAACCAGCTGCTGCAATTCGTGGCGCCCTCGTTCAACTCCAACCGCCAAACCGGCTCCGACGGCGCCGACCACGTGGACCCCGCCACCTTGCGCGGCCTCGGTCCCGACCAAACCTTGGTGCTGGTGAATGGCAAGCGCCAGCACCAGTCGGCCCTGGTGAACCTGTTCGGCACCCGCGGCCGCGGCAATACCGGCACCGACCTGAACGTAATACCGGCCGCGGCCATTGAGCGGATTGAGATTCTGCGCGACGGGGCCGCGGCCCAGTACGGCTCCGATGCCATTGCCGGCGTCATCAACATCGTGCTGAAAAGCAACGTGAAGGAGCTGACCGCCAACGTGAACTACGGCGCCTACGACGCCAAGTACCGCTTCGACGGCCAACGTTTTGACGGCGGCAACTTCAACGCCAACCTTAACTACGGCCTGGGGCTGGGCGAGCGGGGCAGCTTCCTGAACGCCACCGTCGACTACAACCAGCGGGAGCACACCCAGCGGGCCAACGTGCCCAACACCGACGGCCTGGCCCGCCGCGAGTACGGCGACCCGGAAATCCGCAACGTGTCGGGCTACCTGAACTCCCGGTTTGCCCTCGGCGAGAAGTCGTACGCCTACGTGTTCGGGGGCGTCAACAAGCGGACCGGCGAGGCCTTTGCCTGGACCCGCTTCGCCGACGACGACCGGAACGTGCCCGCCATCTACCCCAACGGCTTCGACCCCATCATTACCAGCGACATCTGGGATGCCTCGGCGGTGGCCGGCGTGCGCGCAGGCCTGGGCGGGTGGGAACTGGACGTGAGCAACAACTTCGGCTCCAACCGCTTCGAGTACGGGGTGAAGAACACGCTCAACGCCTCGCTGGGGGCCAGCTCGCCCACGTCGTTTTACGCCGGTGGGTTCCAGCTCCGGCAAAACGTGGTGAACCTGGGCCTGACGCGCAACTACAAAACCGTGCTGCAAGGCCTGAACCTGGCCGCCGGGGCCGAGTGGCGCCGGGAGTGGTACTCGTTGTTTGCGGGCGAGGAAGCGTCTTACCGCAACTACGACCCCACCGTGACGGGCGGCTCCCAGGGCTTCCCCGGCTTTCAGCCCTCCGACGTTATCGAGGCCGAGCGCGACAACGTGGCCGCCTACCTCGACGCCGAGCTGAACGTAACCCAGCGCTGGATGCTGGCCGCGGCCCTGCGCTACGAGCACTACTCCGACTTTGGCAGCACCCTCAACTACAAAGCAGCCACCCGCTACAACCTCACCGAGTTTCTGACCCTGCGCGGCACCTTTAACACCGGCTTCCGAGCGCCCTCACTGGCTCAAATCAACTTCAACTCCACCTTCACCAACTTCGTGAACGGCACGCCGGTGGAAGTGCTGCTGGCCCGCAACAACAGCGCCGTTACGCAGAAGCTGGGCATCCCGAGCCTGGAGCAGGAAACCTCGACCAGCGCCAACGTGGGCCTCACCAGTCGCATCGGCTCCTCTCTGAGCGTTACGCTGGATGGCTATTACATCAAGGTCCGGGACCGGGTGGTGCTGACCAGCCAGTTTTCCGCCGACGACCCCGTAATCGGGCCCGACTTGCAGGCCCTGAACGTGGACCAGGCCCAGTTCTTCGCCAACGCCGCCGACACCCGTTCCCTGGGCCTGGATGTGGTGCTCAGCCACACCGCTACCCTGGGCACCGGCCGCCTCAACTCCACGCTGGCCGCCAACTTCAACAACCTACGCATTGACCGGGTGCGCACTTCGGGCCGCTTGGCAGGGCGGGAAGAGGAGTTCTTCGGGGCGCGGGAGCAGGCGTTTGTGAAGGCATCGGCCCCGCCGTCCAAAATCAACCTGACGTTTGACTACCAGCTGGGCCGCTTCGGGGCGTTGCTGCGCTTGGTGCGCTTCGATGAAATAACGCTGATTGACTGGGACGGCGCCCCCATGAAGTACGACAGCCGCATCACCACCGACCTGACCCTGAACTACGCTCTAACCAACCAGTTGCAGCTGGTGGTGGGCAGCGCCAACCTGTTCAACCGCTACCCCACGCTCTTCGACCCCCAGCGCACCGAAACCGGCGGGGCCTGGGACCCGGTGCAAATGGGCTCCAACGGCCGGTTTTACTTTGCTAAATTGCAGGCCCGTTTTTGA
- a CDS encoding deoxyhypusine synthase family protein, which yields MNVTNFLKHHYRHFNAAALIDAAEGYNKHLAEGGKMMITLAGAMSTAEMGIQLAELIRQDKVQIISCTGANLEEDIFNLVAHDFYERVPHYRDLSAADEQALLERHLNRVTDTCIPEEEAMRRLEHSVLKFWEQADKAGERYFPHEFFYQILRSGELEQYYQIDPKDSWMLAAAEKNLPIVCPGWEDSTLGNIYAGHVISGDIKNVHTVRTGIEYMMYLAEWYTQNATEESTVGFFQIGGGIAGDFPICVVPMLHQDLQRTGVPLWGYFCQISDSTTSYGSYSGAVPNEKITWGKLGQHTPKFIIESDATIVAPLIFAMVLGQ from the coding sequence ATGAACGTTACCAACTTCCTCAAGCACCACTACCGCCACTTCAACGCTGCTGCCCTGATTGACGCCGCCGAGGGCTACAACAAGCACCTGGCCGAGGGGGGCAAGATGATGATTACCCTGGCCGGGGCCATGAGCACCGCCGAAATGGGCATTCAGCTGGCCGAGCTGATCCGGCAAGACAAGGTGCAGATTATCTCCTGCACGGGTGCCAACCTGGAAGAAGACATTTTCAACCTCGTGGCCCACGACTTCTACGAGCGAGTGCCCCACTACCGCGACCTGAGCGCTGCCGACGAGCAGGCCCTGCTGGAGCGCCACCTCAACCGCGTCACCGATACCTGCATTCCCGAGGAAGAAGCCATGCGCCGCCTGGAGCACTCGGTGCTGAAGTTCTGGGAGCAGGCCGATAAGGCCGGGGAGCGGTACTTCCCCCACGAGTTTTTCTACCAGATTCTGCGCTCGGGCGAGCTGGAGCAGTACTACCAGATTGACCCCAAAGACTCCTGGATGCTGGCCGCCGCCGAGAAAAACCTGCCCATCGTGTGCCCCGGCTGGGAAGATTCCACCCTGGGCAACATCTACGCCGGCCACGTCATTTCGGGCGACATCAAGAACGTGCACACCGTGCGCACCGGCATCGAGTACATGATGTACCTAGCCGAGTGGTACACCCAAAACGCCACCGAGGAAAGCACCGTGGGCTTCTTCCAGATCGGGGGTGGCATTGCCGGCGACTTTCCCATCTGCGTGGTGCCCATGCTGCACCAGGACTTGCAGCGCACGGGCGTGCCGCTGTGGGGTTACTTCTGCCAGATTTCGGACTCCACCACCTCCTACGGCTCCTACTCCGGCGCCGTGCCCAACGAGAAAATCACCTGGGGCAAGCTGGGCCAGCACACGCCCAAGTTCATCATCGAGTCGGACGCTACCATCGTGGCCCCGCTGATTTTTGCCATGGTGCTGGGGCAGTAA
- a CDS encoding pyruvate dehydrogenase complex dihydrolipoamide acetyltransferase, with translation MAEIIKMPKMSDTMTEGVIASWLKKVGDKVKSGDILAEVETDKATMELENYEDGTLLYIGPKQGEGVPVDGLLAIVGKEGEDISGLLGGSPAASAPAAAPAAQATPAPAAPAASAPAPAPAPAPASAAPAAAPAAGNGKKATVIRMPKMSDTMTEGTIAAWLKKVGDKVKSGDVLAEVETDKATMELENYEDGTLLYVGPKQGEAVAVDGILAIIGEEGADVQALLGGQSGGSTPAAPAAPAAEAAPAPVETPASNEQPKEGASQPSTNTETGGRIFASPLAKSIAREKGIDLSTIKGSGENGRIVSRDLENVSATAAPAAAPQPAVAPQPAAQPQPAQPQAAAPALAATSLQPATQQPEGTYTDTPVSQMRKVIARRLAESKFSAPHFYLTMEIHMDKAMEARGKLNELSPVKLSFNDLVIKAAAVALRQHPAINSSWLGDKIRQNKQINIGVAVAVEDGLLVPVVRNADGKGLSQIATEVKSLAEKAKTKKLQPQEWEGNTFTISNLGMFGIEEFTAIINPPDACILAVGGIKQTAVVRDGQLAIGNVMKVTLSCDHRVVDGATGAAFLQTLKSLLEDPMRMLI, from the coding sequence ATGGCCGAAATCATAAAAATGCCCAAAATGAGCGACACCATGACCGAAGGCGTCATTGCTTCGTGGCTCAAAAAAGTAGGCGATAAAGTGAAATCCGGGGACATCCTGGCCGAAGTCGAGACCGACAAAGCCACGATGGAGCTGGAAAACTACGAGGACGGCACTCTGCTCTACATCGGCCCCAAACAAGGCGAAGGAGTACCCGTGGACGGCCTGCTGGCCATTGTCGGCAAGGAAGGCGAGGACATTTCCGGCCTGCTGGGCGGGAGCCCCGCCGCGTCGGCGCCAGCTGCGGCTCCCGCTGCCCAAGCAACCCCGGCGCCGGCTGCTCCAGCCGCTTCGGCTCCTGCCCCGGCGCCCGCGCCTGCTCCAGCATCAGCTGCTCCAGCTGCGGCTCCGGCTGCTGGCAACGGTAAGAAGGCCACCGTTATCCGGATGCCCAAGATGAGCGACACCATGACCGAAGGCACCATTGCCGCCTGGCTGAAAAAGGTAGGCGACAAGGTGAAATCGGGCGACGTGCTGGCCGAGGTGGAAACCGATAAGGCCACGATGGAGCTGGAAAACTACGAGGACGGCACCCTACTGTACGTGGGCCCCAAACAGGGCGAGGCCGTGGCCGTGGACGGCATTCTGGCCATCATTGGCGAAGAAGGCGCTGACGTGCAAGCCCTGCTGGGCGGACAGAGCGGTGGCAGCACCCCGGCTGCCCCAGCCGCGCCGGCTGCTGAAGCTGCACCTGCTCCAGTCGAAACCCCAGCCAGCAACGAACAACCGAAGGAGGGCGCCAGTCAACCAAGCACGAATACCGAAACCGGCGGCCGCATTTTCGCTTCGCCCCTGGCCAAGAGCATTGCCCGCGAAAAAGGCATTGACCTGAGCACCATCAAAGGCTCCGGTGAAAACGGCCGCATCGTGTCGCGCGACCTGGAAAATGTGTCGGCTACGGCGGCTCCCGCTGCGGCGCCGCAACCGGCCGTTGCGCCCCAGCCCGCCGCTCAGCCGCAACCCGCGCAGCCCCAGGCCGCGGCTCCCGCGCTAGCTGCTACCAGCCTGCAACCAGCCACCCAACAACCGGAAGGCACTTATACCGACACGCCTGTGTCGCAGATGCGCAAGGTTATTGCCCGCCGCCTCGCCGAAAGCAAGTTCTCGGCCCCGCACTTCTACCTGACCATGGAAATTCACATGGACAAGGCCATGGAAGCCCGCGGCAAGCTCAACGAACTCTCCCCGGTGAAGCTCAGCTTCAACGACCTGGTTATCAAAGCTGCGGCTGTGGCCCTGCGCCAGCACCCGGCCATCAACTCCTCCTGGCTGGGCGACAAAATCCGCCAGAACAAGCAAATCAACATCGGGGTGGCCGTGGCCGTGGAGGATGGCCTGCTGGTGCCGGTGGTGCGCAACGCCGACGGCAAAGGCCTCTCGCAGATTGCTACGGAGGTGAAAAGCCTGGCCGAAAAAGCCAAAACCAAGAAGCTCCAGCCCCAGGAGTGGGAGGGCAACACCTTCACCATCTCCAACCTGGGCATGTTTGGCATCGAGGAATTCACCGCCATCATCAACCCCCCGGATGCCTGCATCCTGGCCGTGGGCGGCATCAAGCAAACCGCCGTGGTGCGCGACGGACAGCTGGCCATCGGCAACGTGATGAAAGTAACCCTAAGCTGTGACCACCGCGTAGTGGACGGCGCCACCGGCGCCGCCTTCCTCCAAACCCTGAAAAGCCTGCTGGAAGACCCTATGCGCATGTTGATTTGA